In Zingiber officinale cultivar Zhangliang chromosome 8B, Zo_v1.1, whole genome shotgun sequence, a single genomic region encodes these proteins:
- the LOC122013787 gene encoding probable CCR4-associated factor 1 homolog 11: MAVAVVNNDMLISSSAASTSKIEVRSVWAHNLDEEFALIRSAVPFHPFVALIRSVGLTLSDAAGNLPCAIYSDGTCVRYMWEFNFRDFDISRDRYAPSSVELLKANGIDSCRFAQHLATSGLLSFGHFSPVSWVTFQGAYDFAFLVKMLTCDCKLPKTVREFLHLVHFLFGKRVFDVKHLSKHCPGLYGGLERVASTVRVERAVGSRHQSGSDSLLTWQVFYQIASRVNPQLVHCPEHMGTLYDLQLQ, encoded by the exons ATGGCTGTCGCAGTTGTCAACAACGATATGCTAATTTCCTCTTCCGCCGCCAGCACCAGCAAAATCGAGGTTCGCTCCGTGTGGGCTCATAACCTCGACGAGGAGTTCGCCCTTATCCGCTCCGCCGTCCCGTTCCACCCCTTCGTCGCCCTTATCCGCTCC GTCGGTCTCACCCTCTCCGACGCCGCCGGCAACCTTCCATGTGCCATCTACAGCGACGGCACTTGTGTGCGTTACATGTGGGAATTTAATTTCCGCGACTTCGACATCAGCCGCGACCGTTACGCCCCTTCCTCCGTCGAGCTACTCAAGGCTAATGGCATCGACTCTTGCAGATTCGCCCAGCACTTGGCCACCTCCGGCTTGCTTTCCTTTGGCCATTTTTCTCCCGTCTCTTGGGTTACCTTCCAAGGCGCCTATGACTTCGCCTTCTTAGTCAAGATGCTGACATGTGACTGCAAATTACCAAAGACCGTTCGTGAGTTCTTGCACCTCGTTCACTTCCTTTTCGGCAAAAGGGTATTCGATGTGAAGCACCTTAGCAAGCATTGTCCTGGACTTTACGGAGGATTGGAGCGGGTGGCCTCTACCGTCCGAGTTGAGCGAGCAGTGGGCTCTCGACATCAGTCCGGCTCCGATAGCTTATTAACATGGCAGGTGTTCTACCAAATAGCTTCTCGTGTGAATCCACAACTCGTCCATTGTCCAGAACACATGGGAACACTCTATGACCTCCAACTGCAATAG